CGGTTTTCTTCCAGAATCATTTTATCCATCTCTGTAAGCGGATAGTCATTTGCTTCCTCAGGAGAAAGCACAGTCAGGAGCTTACCACGCATCAAGTTCAGGCGGGTAATTTGCATCGGCATCGATAAGTATTCCGCTTCTTCCGCCGTTTCAGCTACACTGATCGCATAAGTCGTAATAATTTGCGGCTGTTCCATAAAGTATGATGGCTGGAAACTGTTGCGGTATGCATCGAAAATCCCTTTAGACATTTGTCCATTGAAGAACTGGGCAAAGGAATAGCCGACACCCGCTTCACCCGCTTTTTTCGCACTTTGTCCGCTTGATCCAAGCAGCCAGCTTTGCGGAAGCTGTATTTTGAAAGGAGCGGCGACAACATTATCATAAACCGCTTCACCTGTACGCTGTTCATTCATTAAACGTAAAATAACTTCGAGTTTATCGTATTGTTCTGTCAGGTCAGGTCTGCGTCCACTTGCAAGCGCAGTCATTGCAGGCATATCCCCGCCAGGAGCACGGCCTGCACCGAAATCGATACGACCTGGTGCCAACGCAGCCAATGTTTTAAATACTTCTGCCACTTTATATGGAGAATAATGCATCATCATAATGCCGCCCGTTCCTACACGGATACGCTCTGTTTTCGCCGCAACATAGGCAGCTGTTACTTCAGGCGCCGAGCTGGCAAGGGAAGTTGTGTTATGGTGCTCTGCAAACCAGATTCGTTCATAACCTTGCTCATCACCAAGTTGGGCAAGCTTCACTGCATTTGCTAGTGCATCGGTTGATGTCATGCCTTTGGAAATAGGTACTTGATCTAATATACTAAGTTTCATTGAAATTCACCTCAACTGTTCGTTACAGTTTACGATAACGAATTGAACGGCAAATGTAAAATTATTGGCCTCTCGTATAGGCCTTAATGATCGCAAGACGTTCGCGAATACGTGATTTTGTATTGACGACTTTTGGCGTAGGGGCAGCCACTACATCCGCCTTTAAACCAAGTTTGCGAGCGAGAATGGTCGCACGCTTCAAATGAAAATCATTTGAGATGATCGTGATGCTCTCTGTATCTTCAGGCATCAGTTCTTTTGCGAACAACAAATTTTCATAAGTCGTTGTAGACTGATCTTCCAATAGCACTCGATCTTCAGCAATCCCATGTTTGATTAAATAGTCAGCCATAACAGAGGCTTCTGTGCGATCTTCATCAGCACCCTGACCACCTGTAACAATCGCTTTTACGGTAGGATATTTTTGAAGATAATCCACTGCCGCATCTAAACGGTTTTTTAATGATTGGGAAGGGATGCCGCCTGGTTTCACTTTTGCGCCTAAAACGACCACATATTCGTTGGAACCGTCTGCCTCATTTTTTAACACTGCATTCATTTCATAGTCAAGCCAGTAGAAAATTAACACGAGGATAAGAACAATAAATAATAGTGCAAAAATAATTCTTTTCAAAAAAATCCCCCCTTTATGTAGTATACGATGCATAAAGGGGGAATGTTTCGCTATTGCGAAAGAATTATGAAATGGCTTCTTTTTCTTCTCGAATGACTCTGCGCTGTAGTCGTACTTGTACAGACAAGTAGTTGATATAGCGGATAAAAACATAAAATACAATAATTGCAGAGAAAGTTATTTGAAAATAAAAATAAGGTTCCAGCCAATTTGTCGAAATCCCGTTTTGCCCGAAATAATGAATGATCCCATAAGTGGCCGTAGCAGAAATTACTAACGGGAATGTAAAGGCAGCATAGCTTGGATAAAAAGGCAGCTGTAAGGCACCCGGTAATTTCGAAAGTACTAGTAGATACATGATTTGCGCGAGGATGAATAATGTCAGCACAATGCCGAATTGACTTTCAAACTGCTGGAAATAAGCAGCTAAACTAATCGAAACGGGCGCAGTTAAAATTGTCAGCATCGGAATCGTAGGCTCCGGCAAATCTTTTTTAATAAATACACGGAAAATAAGAATCGGTAGTAACACAATGAAAGCACAAATCGCAAAAATAACAATCGCTTTTGTGAATATGCCGGAAAGATCACTCGCTGTTAGTGGCAAGACGGCAGTCCCGACAAACATAATAAGCCAGCTTGGATAAATATCCGAAATCGAAATTCGTTTTTTCCAAATAAACGTTCGGATAAAATAAAAGATTATAAAGATTTGAGTCGTTGCAGCTAGAATCCAGATCATATGTATAACGAAATCACTTACACCATAATAGTGTAAACCACTACTGATCGATAAAGTCCCCATCGTAAAAGTGGGAGATACTGATGCAATAATCGGGTTTTGCATTTCTGTTAGAATACTGGAAAACGCAAAAATCAGTTTTCCGATAATTAATAGAAATAAAAAGATCCCTATAAAAAAACAGACGTGACCGAAAGCGGCTTTGTCCATACTAAAAAATAAATTTCCCAATGAAACCAGTCCGAGCATGAGCCCACTGATAGGAATTGGGACTACTTGAAATAAATTTCTCACAATGGCCTCCAACATTTCACAACAAGGTGCACACTCTATGAAAAAATTCATAAAATGTACACATTGTTTCTATTAATTCTATTCTACTGCGTAATTTTTAATCCGACAACCGCAATAATAATAAACGAAATAAATAGAATTCTTTTCCAGTCCTTGGATTCATTATAAATAAACATGCCTACAAGCGTCCCTCCGACTGTCCCGATCCCTGTCCAGACAGCATAGGCGACACCCATCGGCAATTCTTTCATTGCCAGTGAAAGGAGAGAGAAACTGAAAATAAAAGAACCGATCAGAAACGCATAGGAGCCGAATGATTTCTTCTGGGCAACTTTATTCATTCCGATCACACCGCCGACTTCAAAAAGTCCGGCAAAAATTAAATATACCCAAGCCATTATGCATCCCTCGTTTCTTCCGGATCATTGGAAATAAGCTTTAACCCAATCACACCGATCAATAATAGTCCAATAAATCCGATTTTCGTGAAGCTGAACGGCTCGTTGAAAATGACCGTTTCCGCAATGACCGTACCGGCAGTCCCGATCCCTGTAAACACTGCGTAAACAGTAGCAACAGGCAGTTTCTCTGTTGCGATAATTAAAATATAAAATGATATTACGATTAATGCGGCAACTCCTACCCATAGCCACACAGAGTTTGCGTATTTCAGTCCCATTGCCCAAACAATTTCAATGATGCCAGCCAATAGGACGAGTATCCAATATTTTGTCATGATGTCTACACCTCAGCTCTTATTCCTCTGTGAAATATGGTCCATCCCGCCTGCAAACGTTTTTCACACCGTTCACTGCCGCCATAAAGCATTTCGACATACAGACTATCAAGCAATGCCAAAAAGCCGATTGCTGCTTCATTCGCTGCAACGGACAGTTGCTGTTCTTTTAAATAATCCGTGAATAGCCTTTCTAATTCGTCCAAATAAATGTACGTTTGTTCACTTAACTGCTGCTCCAAATGTTGCGGCATTAAGAAAATCGAACGCATGAAAAATTTAGTTTCCGCAAATGATTCAAAGCGTTGCTGAAAAGATTGCAGATATGACAGTAATACTTTTTCGACAGGAAGTTGTTGATGTTTTGCGATAAATTCTTTTGCAAATAACAGTTCAGCTTCCATTGCCTGTTTCGATATCGATAAATAGAGTGCATCTTTACTTTTATAATACGTATAGATCGATTGTTTCCGTATTCCTACTTCTTCCGCAATCTGGGCCAGTGATCCGCCGCTGTATCCGTGTTCACTGAAATTGAGCAAAGCGGCCTGTATGATCTTCTCTTTCGTCATGTTATCACCTTCCTGAC
This genomic window from Solibacillus sp. FSL R5-0449 contains:
- a CDS encoding LLM class flavin-dependent oxidoreductase — its product is MKLSILDQVPISKGMTSTDALANAVKLAQLGDEQGYERIWFAEHHNTTSLASSAPEVTAAYVAAKTERIRVGTGGIMMMHYSPYKVAEVFKTLAALAPGRIDFGAGRAPGGDMPAMTALASGRRPDLTEQYDKLEVILRLMNEQRTGEAVYDNVVAAPFKIQLPQSWLLGSSGQSAKKAGEAGVGYSFAQFFNGQMSKGIFDAYRNSFQPSYFMEQPQIITTYAISVAETAEEAEYLSMPMQITRLNLMRGKLLTVLSPEEANDYPLTEMDKMILEENRPLMLIGSAEDVANQIREEQAYYGFDEAMINCNLYTIDQRLNSYRLLMEQFKK
- a CDS encoding YdcF family protein, producing the protein MKRIIFALLFIVLILVLIFYWLDYEMNAVLKNEADGSNEYVVVLGAKVKPGGIPSQSLKNRLDAAVDYLQKYPTVKAIVTGGQGADEDRTEASVMADYLIKHGIAEDRVLLEDQSTTTYENLLFAKELMPEDTESITIISNDFHLKRATILARKLGLKADVVAAPTPKVVNTKSRIRERLAIIKAYTRGQ
- a CDS encoding TDT family transporter: MRNLFQVVPIPISGLMLGLVSLGNLFFSMDKAAFGHVCFFIGIFLFLLIIGKLIFAFSSILTEMQNPIIASVSPTFTMGTLSISSGLHYYGVSDFVIHMIWILAATTQIFIIFYFIRTFIWKKRISISDIYPSWLIMFVGTAVLPLTASDLSGIFTKAIVIFAICAFIVLLPILIFRVFIKKDLPEPTIPMLTILTAPVSISLAAYFQQFESQFGIVLTLFILAQIMYLLVLSKLPGALQLPFYPSYAAFTFPLVISATATYGIIHYFGQNGISTNWLEPYFYFQITFSAIIVFYVFIRYINYLSVQVRLQRRVIREEKEAIS
- a CDS encoding multidrug efflux SMR transporter, translated to MAWVYLIFAGLFEVGGVIGMNKVAQKKSFGSYAFLIGSFIFSFSLLSLAMKELPMGVAYAVWTGIGTVGGTLVGMFIYNESKDWKRILFISFIIIAVVGLKITQ
- a CDS encoding multidrug efflux SMR transporter encodes the protein MTKYWILVLLAGIIEIVWAMGLKYANSVWLWVGVAALIVISFYILIIATEKLPVATVYAVFTGIGTAGTVIAETVIFNEPFSFTKIGFIGLLLIGVIGLKLISNDPEETRDA
- a CDS encoding TetR/AcrR family transcriptional regulator, whose amino-acid sequence is MTKEKIIQAALLNFSEHGYSGGSLAQIAEEVGIRKQSIYTYYKSKDALYLSISKQAMEAELLFAKEFIAKHQQLPVEKVLLSYLQSFQQRFESFAETKFFMRSIFLMPQHLEQQLSEQTYIYLDELERLFTDYLKEQQLSVAANEAAIGFLALLDSLYVEMLYGGSERCEKRLQAGWTIFHRGIRAEV